One Natrinema longum genomic window carries:
- the guaB gene encoding IMP dehydrogenase has translation MANDVPEHEPYSSKLQVPEALTFDDVLLRPKESRVEPDDADLTSNVSRNVEVSVPILSAAMDTVTESDMAIAMARHGGLGVLHRNMNIDEMVEEIGRVKSADELIIPLDSVVTADPEMTVREVDELMARQGVGGAPVVNTRGEVLGIISSTDIRPHLEVNEDDQVTEAMTDEVITAHEDVDSRDAFEMMYDHKIERVPVVDDENLLVGLVTMQGILQRREYQEAVRDEDGRLRCGVAVSPFEQDRAEAADEAGADVLFIDTAHAHNLNVIDGAREIKEAVDADVVVGNIGTREAAEDLVEFADGLKVGIGPGSICTTRVVSGSGMPQITAVAQVADVAAEHDVPVIADGGIRYSGDAIKAIAAGADAVMLGSYFAGTDEAPGRVVTMNGKKYKQYRGMGSVGAMKSGDSDRYLKDEPDEEDEYVPEGVEAATPYKGTLRSELHQLAGGMQSGMGYVGAETIPAFKERSEFVRVSSAGQAESHAHDVVITDEAPNYSPDSE, from the coding sequence ATGGCGAACGACGTTCCAGAGCACGAGCCCTATTCTTCGAAACTGCAGGTACCGGAAGCGCTAACCTTCGACGATGTCCTTCTCCGCCCCAAGGAGAGCCGCGTCGAACCCGACGACGCCGACCTCACGTCGAACGTCTCGAGAAACGTCGAGGTCTCCGTCCCCATCCTCTCGGCGGCGATGGACACCGTCACGGAGAGCGACATGGCGATCGCGATGGCCCGCCACGGCGGCCTCGGCGTCCTCCATCGCAACATGAACATCGACGAGATGGTCGAGGAGATCGGTCGCGTCAAGAGCGCCGACGAACTCATCATCCCGCTGGATTCGGTCGTCACCGCCGACCCCGAGATGACCGTCCGCGAGGTCGACGAACTGATGGCCCGGCAGGGCGTCGGCGGCGCACCCGTCGTCAACACCCGCGGCGAGGTCCTGGGGATCATCTCGAGTACCGACATCCGGCCCCACCTCGAGGTCAACGAGGACGACCAGGTCACCGAAGCCATGACCGACGAGGTCATCACGGCCCACGAGGACGTCGACTCCCGCGACGCGTTCGAGATGATGTACGACCACAAGATCGAACGCGTGCCTGTCGTCGACGACGAGAACCTCCTCGTCGGCCTCGTGACGATGCAGGGCATCCTCCAGCGCCGCGAGTATCAGGAGGCCGTCCGTGACGAGGACGGTCGCCTTCGCTGTGGCGTCGCCGTCAGCCCGTTCGAGCAGGACCGCGCGGAAGCCGCCGACGAGGCAGGCGCGGATGTCCTCTTTATCGACACCGCGCACGCGCACAACCTGAACGTCATCGACGGCGCACGCGAGATCAAGGAGGCCGTCGACGCGGATGTCGTGGTCGGAAACATCGGCACCCGGGAGGCGGCCGAGGACCTCGTCGAGTTCGCCGACGGCCTGAAGGTCGGGATCGGCCCCGGTTCGATCTGTACGACGCGAGTCGTCTCGGGGTCGGGGATGCCCCAGATTACGGCCGTCGCGCAGGTCGCCGACGTCGCCGCCGAACACGACGTGCCGGTCATCGCCGACGGCGGTATTCGCTACTCCGGCGACGCGATCAAGGCGATCGCTGCGGGCGCGGACGCGGTCATGCTCGGCTCCTACTTCGCCGGCACCGACGAGGCACCGGGTCGCGTGGTCACGATGAACGGCAAGAAGTACAAGCAGTATCGGGGCATGGGCTCGGTCGGCGCGATGAAGTCCGGCGACAGTGACCGCTATCTCAAGGACGAACCCGACGAGGAAGACGAGTACGTCCCCGAGGGCGTCGAGGCCGCGACCCCCTACAAGGGCACGCTCAGGTCCGAGCTCCACCAGCTCGCGGGCGGCATGCAGTCGGGCATGGGCTACGTCGGCGCGGAGACGATCCCCGCGTTCAAGGAGCGCTCGGAGTTCGTCCGCGTCTCCTCGGCCGGCCAGGCCGAGAGCCACGCCCACGACGTCGTCATCACCGACGAAGCGCCGAACTACTCGCCCGACAGCGAGTAG
- a CDS encoding acyl-CoA synthetase: MTWYVTLEADSYDAARESFAWDVPAAFNAATDLVRKHPDGDRPALFQASPDGRRETYTFDDLDRRSNAVANALESMGVDRGDRVAVVVPQKPENVLTHLACWKRGAVSLPLSVLFGDGALRYRLQDSEARVAVVDAAQWETIRAVAPDCPTLKHVLVVDAEPADERVGEASVHTFEGAVDDRSSEYDVVETDADTPAIIMYTSGSTGDPKGVLHTHGVWIGHCPAFSMYFERDLRGESVYWTPADWAWIGALGDLVFPAWHYGRPVVGSPMGSFDPETAFEIAAEFDVTNAFVPPTAIRMLMGVDEPTDRYDLSLEAICSGGEPLTSEILEWADEELAGTAVNELYGQTEANLLVTNCREWFPAKPGSMGKPVPGHDVAVVDPDDGEAVEPGEVGEIAVRRGDDPVLFEEYWNAPEKTADVTAGEWHLTGDLAKRDAEGYVWFVSRDDDLIITSGYRVAPREVEETILEHAAVEQVGVVGVPDDTRGEIIKAVVQPVPEEAGSDELRTEIRTLVRERLAEYEYPREIEFVDELPTTTTGKIRRTEL, from the coding sequence ATGACGTGGTACGTTACGCTCGAGGCGGACTCGTACGACGCGGCGCGCGAATCGTTCGCGTGGGACGTTCCGGCGGCGTTCAACGCCGCGACCGATCTCGTGAGGAAACACCCGGACGGCGACCGACCGGCGCTCTTCCAGGCGTCCCCGGACGGTCGCCGCGAGACGTACACCTTCGACGACCTCGACCGGCGGTCCAACGCCGTCGCCAACGCCCTCGAGTCGATGGGCGTCGATCGTGGCGACCGGGTCGCGGTCGTCGTGCCCCAGAAACCCGAAAACGTCCTCACCCACCTCGCCTGCTGGAAGCGCGGGGCGGTGTCGCTCCCGCTGTCGGTGCTGTTCGGCGACGGTGCCCTGCGATACCGCCTGCAGGACAGCGAGGCTCGAGTCGCCGTCGTCGACGCGGCCCAGTGGGAGACGATCCGCGCCGTCGCGCCGGACTGCCCTACACTGAAACACGTCCTGGTCGTCGACGCGGAGCCGGCGGACGAGCGCGTCGGCGAGGCGAGCGTCCACACCTTCGAGGGGGCAGTCGACGATCGCTCGAGCGAGTACGACGTCGTCGAGACCGACGCCGACACCCCGGCGATCATCATGTACACGAGCGGGAGTACCGGCGATCCGAAGGGGGTCCTCCACACCCACGGCGTCTGGATCGGTCACTGTCCGGCGTTTTCGATGTACTTCGAACGGGACCTCAGGGGCGAGTCGGTCTACTGGACGCCCGCCGACTGGGCGTGGATCGGCGCGCTGGGCGATCTCGTCTTCCCCGCGTGGCACTACGGCCGGCCGGTCGTCGGCTCCCCGATGGGGTCGTTCGATCCCGAAACCGCGTTCGAGATCGCCGCCGAATTCGACGTGACGAACGCCTTCGTCCCGCCGACCGCGATCCGGATGCTCATGGGGGTCGACGAGCCGACCGACCGCTACGACCTCTCGCTCGAGGCGATCTGCTCGGGCGGCGAACCGCTGACCAGCGAGATCCTCGAGTGGGCCGACGAAGAACTGGCGGGGACGGCCGTCAACGAACTGTACGGCCAGACGGAGGCGAACCTGCTGGTCACGAACTGTCGCGAGTGGTTCCCCGCGAAGCCCGGAAGTATGGGGAAACCCGTTCCCGGACACGATGTCGCTGTCGTCGATCCGGACGACGGCGAGGCCGTGGAGCCGGGCGAGGTCGGCGAGATCGCCGTTCGGCGCGGCGACGACCCCGTGCTCTTCGAGGAGTACTGGAACGCCCCCGAGAAGACGGCCGACGTGACCGCGGGGGAGTGGCACCTCACCGGGGACCTCGCGAAACGCGACGCAGAGGGGTACGTCTGGTTCGTCTCCCGCGACGACGACCTCATCATCACGAGCGGCTACCGCGTCGCCCCGCGGGAAGTCGAGGAGACGATCCTCGAGCACGCGGCCGTCGAACAGGTCGGCGTCGTCGGCGTGCCCGACGATACGCGAGGTGAGATCATCAAAGCGGTCGTCCAGCCGGTCCCAGAGGAAGCGGGATCGGACGAGTTACGGACGGAGATCCGTACCCTCGTCAGGGAGCGGCTGGCGGAATACGAGTACCCCCGCGAGATCGAGTTCGTCGACGAACTGCCGACGACGACGACCGGAAAGATCCGGCGGACGGAATTATAG
- a CDS encoding sodium/proline symporter, with product MTEPTTLPPVPLQTGGIPVADDPIILGFGTVYLLIVVLIGIWGYMRTQTTGDFLITGKSIGTWVLAMTAFSVIQSGFGFVGGPELVYAFGTTPLWIFFTAPLGFLLTWVVLAKRLRLLADIRNVLTLADGMYVRYESDWVRGLTGLAVVVGVIAYLATNLAALQFVMRAIFGVPVIWGLLGGALILLLYSMLGGMIAGVWTDFLQALTMITGAVFVFAYAMSFGGGMGAISRNLATADPALVSPFGAMGGATTAVLVGVAWWILFSVGAAGQPHLITKFYMSRNLEILKWGAPIAALSYAVSSLIAFSAGLSMRSMVEAGEIQETFSASEVGPVFVLEYTPSIVAGLILAALLAAIMSTSDSFLNIGAAAISRDIPRAMGQPIDDDRTELRVTQAALAGLTVLATGVVYFSDALVGILGTIGWGFFAAAFVPVVVFGMNWKGATKWGAIAALLGGLVVNIVFSAIPEAAGAANVDWLVTLVMGVYPYPDVFPVGTVALLVAIVLFVGVSILTQDGDDLPADLHALLER from the coding sequence ATGACTGAACCAACCACGCTCCCGCCCGTCCCGCTACAGACCGGCGGGATCCCGGTCGCGGACGATCCGATCATCCTCGGGTTCGGAACGGTGTACCTGCTGATCGTCGTCCTGATCGGTATCTGGGGATACATGCGGACACAGACGACCGGCGACTTCCTCATCACCGGCAAGAGCATCGGGACCTGGGTGCTCGCGATGACCGCCTTCTCGGTCATCCAGTCGGGCTTTGGCTTCGTCGGTGGTCCCGAACTCGTCTACGCGTTCGGCACGACGCCGCTGTGGATCTTCTTTACCGCACCGCTTGGCTTCCTGCTCACCTGGGTCGTCCTCGCGAAACGGCTGCGCCTGCTCGCGGACATCCGGAACGTGTTGACCCTGGCCGACGGGATGTACGTCCGCTACGAAAGCGACTGGGTGCGTGGACTCACCGGTCTCGCAGTCGTCGTCGGCGTGATCGCCTATCTGGCGACGAACCTCGCCGCGTTGCAGTTCGTCATGCGCGCGATCTTCGGCGTGCCCGTCATCTGGGGCCTGCTGGGTGGCGCGCTCATCCTGTTGCTCTACAGCATGCTCGGCGGGATGATCGCCGGCGTCTGGACCGACTTCCTGCAGGCGCTGACGATGATCACCGGCGCGGTGTTCGTCTTCGCGTACGCCATGTCCTTCGGCGGCGGAATGGGGGCCATCTCTCGCAACCTCGCGACCGCCGATCCGGCGCTGGTCTCGCCGTTCGGCGCGATGGGCGGGGCGACCACGGCGGTCCTCGTCGGCGTCGCGTGGTGGATCCTGTTCTCGGTCGGTGCCGCCGGACAGCCCCACCTCATTACGAAGTTCTACATGAGCCGCAACCTCGAGATCCTGAAGTGGGGCGCGCCGATCGCCGCCCTCTCCTATGCCGTCTCGAGCCTGATCGCCTTCTCGGCGGGGCTCTCGATGCGTTCGATGGTCGAGGCCGGCGAGATTCAGGAGACGTTCAGCGCGAGCGAGGTCGGCCCCGTCTTCGTCCTCGAGTACACGCCGAGCATCGTCGCCGGGCTCATCCTCGCGGCGCTGCTGGCTGCGATCATGTCGACGAGCGATTCGTTCCTCAACATCGGCGCGGCGGCCATCTCGAGGGACATCCCGAGAGCGATGGGCCAGCCGATCGACGACGACCGGACGGAACTGCGCGTCACGCAGGCGGCGCTGGCCGGCCTCACCGTGCTCGCGACGGGCGTCGTCTACTTCTCCGACGCGCTGGTGGGCATCCTCGGGACGATCGGCTGGGGCTTCTTCGCCGCCGCCTTCGTCCCGGTCGTCGTCTTCGGGATGAACTGGAAGGGTGCGACGAAGTGGGGGGCGATCGCCGCCCTCCTGGGCGGCCTGGTCGTGAACATCGTCTTCAGCGCGATCCCGGAGGCTGCGGGGGCCGCCAACGTCGACTGGCTGGTGACGCTGGTCATGGGGGTTTACCCCTACCCCGACGTGTTCCCGGTCGGAACCGTCGCGCTCCTCGTCGCGATCGTCCTGTTCGTCGGCGTCTCGATCCTGACCCAGGACGGCGACGACCTCCCCGCGGACCTCCACGCACTGCTCGAGCGCTGA
- the cmk gene encoding (d)CMP kinase, with amino-acid sequence MAVQDSSSAEIDTTLFITVSGPPGCGATTLCERLADAIGCPYVSGGDIFRELAADRDMNLNQLTAKADESDEIDRALDERLQQIAEKWGMANKPFILESRLAGWLAGDRADLRIWLDAPEHVRLERIDDRVETEAEMRVREVSEAGRYQSYYEIDIDDQAFYDLQINTARWSKTGVFAIVKAAIEEYDPGIDEGAFTTPPMDV; translated from the coding sequence ATGGCTGTCCAAGACAGTTCGAGCGCGGAGATCGACACGACGCTTTTCATCACCGTCTCCGGACCGCCGGGCTGTGGTGCGACCACGCTCTGTGAACGGCTCGCCGACGCGATCGGCTGTCCGTACGTCTCGGGCGGGGACATCTTCCGCGAACTCGCCGCGGATCGCGATATGAACCTCAATCAGCTCACCGCGAAAGCCGACGAGTCCGACGAGATCGACCGCGCGCTCGACGAGCGCCTCCAGCAGATCGCCGAGAAATGGGGGATGGCCAACAAACCGTTCATCCTCGAGTCCCGGCTCGCGGGGTGGCTCGCGGGCGACCGCGCGGATCTGCGCATCTGGCTCGACGCACCCGAACACGTCCGACTCGAGCGGATCGACGATCGGGTCGAAACCGAGGCGGAGATGCGCGTCCGCGAGGTCAGCGAGGCCGGCCGATACCAGTCCTACTACGAGATCGATATCGACGACCAGGCGTTTTACGACCTCCAGATCAACACGGCGCGGTGGAGCAAGACCGGCGTGTTCGCGATCGTCAAAGCCGCGATCGAGGAGTACGATCCCGGAATCGACGAAGGGGCGTTTACGACGCCGCCGATGGACGTCTAA
- a CDS encoding cupin domain-containing protein — protein MEKVAIDDVDIEVNPMEVHSVRRPISDALGFTDFAMNYFELEPDESFSGGMHTHYDQEEVFYVQEGTATFDTEEGEVVVDEGEVIRFEPGDFQTGYNDTDERVVGFAFGAPKSQHDWEELESLVYCQECEEELGHGLELTDEGAFRLTCTECENTFTLG, from the coding sequence ATGGAAAAAGTCGCGATCGACGACGTCGACATCGAAGTCAACCCGATGGAGGTACACTCAGTCAGACGGCCGATCTCCGACGCGCTCGGCTTCACCGACTTCGCGATGAACTACTTCGAACTCGAGCCCGACGAATCCTTCTCGGGGGGGATGCACACCCACTACGACCAGGAGGAAGTCTTCTACGTGCAGGAGGGGACCGCGACGTTCGACACGGAGGAGGGTGAGGTCGTCGTCGACGAGGGTGAAGTGATCCGGTTCGAGCCCGGCGACTTCCAGACGGGCTACAACGATACCGACGAGCGGGTCGTCGGCTTCGCCTTCGGCGCGCCCAAATCGCAACACGACTGGGAGGAACTCGAGTCGCTGGTCTACTGCCAGGAGTGCGAGGAGGAGCTCGGCCACGGGCTCGAGCTCACCGACGAGGGGGCGTTCCGACTGACCTGTACCGAGTGTGAGAACACGTTCACGCTCGGGTAG